A window of Nonomuraea angiospora genomic DNA:
CGCCGAGGGCGGCCACCTGGAGCGGCCAGCCCATGGCGATCTTGGCCACGCCGAGGGCGGCGACCGCCTCGTTGCCGCCGCCGAACCAGTAGACCGGCCCCTGCACGGCCACCCGGACCGCGCACGGCAGCAGGAGCAGCCAGGTCAGCCGGGTGCACAGCTTCACGATGCCCGGGTCCTTGTGCCAGGCGGTCGGGTCGCCCGTGACCGAGCCGATCAGGAAGCCCACCACCGGCCACCGGGTGACGATGGACAGCAGCATCGCCACCATGTAGCCGGCGTTCCACAGGATGCCGGGCAGGAAGTAGTCCTTCGCGTCGCCGGTGCGGCTGGCGAAGAACGCGCCGATCGCGATGCCGATCAGGCTGTTGATCACGAACTGCGGCGTGGACCGCTGCACGATCCTGACCAGCAGCAGCACCACCGCGATCGAGACGCTCACGATGAGCGACAGCTTCAGCTCCTCGGTGGTGACCCAGCACACCGTGAAGGCGATCGTGGGGATCGCCGCCTCGATGATGCCGCGCACCCCGCCGAACGCCTTGGCGAGCTGGGCTCGCACCGCCGCCTCAACGGTGTCGTGGGCGACCTCTTCCGCCTCAGCACTCACGTGTCAACTCCCTGGGCGCAGCTCGTAACGCGGATTGAACATCACCTTGCGTCCGTCCTGCATGCTGACCAGGCCCTCGGCTTTGACCGTGCGGCCGGGCTCGATGCCCGCGATCTTGCGGCGGCCGAGCCAGACCAGGTCGATCACGTCGGACCCGTCGTAGAGCTCGGCCTCGAGGGCGGGGGCGCCGCCTCTCGGACGGAGTGTCACCGTACGTAGCGTACCCGCCACGCAGAAGCGCCGGCGGCCGCCACACGACACGATGGGGGTGGCACCCACCTCGTCGGCGTCTTCTCGCAGTTCCTGGGCCTCGATCTCGGACTGGGGTGAGGCCAGCCGACTGAAGAAGCCGCGCAATCCCCCGCGTTTCGGAGGCTCTGCCGTACTCATGATGAATCAGCCTATGTGATGTCGGCGCGATGTCAGCCCTCAGCGAATCTCGCTGATTTCGGGCCCCCGTTTGAACGGGTTGAGGCCGGGCCGCTCGTCCGCCTGCTCGCCTGGTTGTTCGTTGGGGCGGCGCAGCGGGATGGGCTCCTCGCGGGCCATCGGATCGCCGCCCCGGACCACCACGACGTCCTTGACGAAGTCGATGTACGCCGCCGCCACGGCCTCGTCGAGCGCCGCCTTGCCGGAGATCACCGCGAGCAGGAACCAGCGGGGCCCGTCGATGCCGAGATATCGGGCGGGACGGGAGCCGTCCTCGACCTTCATCTCGCCCCTCAGCTCACTGCCGAACGGGCCCTCCCGCTCCTCCAGATGCTGCGCCTGGGCCAGGATCTTGGTCTTGACCTCGTCCCACAGGCCCGAGCTGCGCGGTGCGGCCAGGGCCTGGAGCTGCAGCGAGCTCTCCTCGTAGAGCACGACGACACCGACGTGCTGGTCTCCGACGGAGGCCAGCCGCACGTCGAAGTCGGGGTTGTGCGGCAGCCGCAGGCCGCCCAGGTCGATCCTGTCGGTCTCCGGGTGGGGCTCGTCGGCGTCCCACGGGCCGGAATCTCGCGCAGGGGCGGCAGCATCCTGCTCGACGACCTGCTCCGACTGCTCACGACGACGACGTCGGAACACGTTCCTCACTCTCCTCGCTCGCGGGCCGTCAGCGCGGCCCGATGATCATCGTCCTGTCGATCCGAACCCGTTGGCGCCGCGCACCGAACCCGGCAGGCGCTCCACCTCGTGGAACGCCGCGCGCTCGACCCGCTGGACCACGAGCTGGGCCACCCGGTCGCCCCGCTGGAGGCGGAACGGCTCCTTGGCATCGGTGTTGATCAGCGTCACCCTGATCTCGCCGCGGTAGCCCGCGTCCACCGTGCCCGGCGCGTTGACCAGCGTGACGCCGTGCTTGGCGGCCAGCCCGGACCTCGGGTGGACGAACGCGGCATAGCCGTCGGGCAGCGCGATCGCGACGCCCGTCCCGACCACGGCCCGCTCGCCGGGCAGCAGCTCGACGTCCTCGGCCGCGTAGAGGTCGGCGCCCGCGTCTCCCGCGTGGGCGTAGGACGGCGTCGGCAGCCCGGCGTCGAGCCGCTGGATGAGGACCTCTACGTTGCTCAAGGGTTCACCTCGTAGTCCCGGTGTTCTGTACGGTGGCGTGCTTGGCGAAGTGTCCCATGCTCACCTCGACGAACAGCGCCGCCGCGCGGACGCCGGCCGGACCGTCGGGGGCCGTTTCGCCCCTCAGCCTCAAGGTACGCCTTCCCGCCCGCGATGCCGTCGCACCCGGCACGCAAGTGGAGTGTCGTGCCCACGGGAGCGGAGAGGAGACAGGGAGTCACGGCTGACGAGGTTACTCGGTGTCCACCCGCCGGCCGTTGTCGCCCTT
This region includes:
- a CDS encoding DUF3710 domain-containing protein codes for the protein MFRRRRREQSEQVVEQDAAAPARDSGPWDADEPHPETDRIDLGGLRLPHNPDFDVRLASVGDQHVGVVVLYEESSLQLQALAAPRSSGLWDEVKTKILAQAQHLEEREGPFGSELRGEMKVEDGSRPARYLGIDGPRWFLLAVISGKAALDEAVAAAYIDFVKDVVVVRGGDPMAREEPIPLRRPNEQPGEQADERPGLNPFKRGPEISEIR
- a CDS encoding DUF3159 domain-containing protein; the encoded protein is MSAEAEEVAHDTVEAAVRAQLAKAFGGVRGIIEAAIPTIAFTVCWVTTEELKLSLIVSVSIAVVLLLVRIVQRSTPQFVINSLIGIAIGAFFASRTGDAKDYFLPGILWNAGYMVAMLLSIVTRWPVVGFLIGSVTGDPTAWHKDPGIVKLCTRLTWLLLLPCAVRVAVQGPVYWFGGGNEAVAALGVAKIAMGWPLQVAALGAMLWVLGRGRTPIKPPVAPA
- the dut gene encoding dUTP diphosphatase produces the protein MSNVEVLIQRLDAGLPTPSYAHAGDAGADLYAAEDVELLPGERAVVGTGVAIALPDGYAAFVHPRSGLAAKHGVTLVNAPGTVDAGYRGEIRVTLINTDAKEPFRLQRGDRVAQLVVQRVERAAFHEVERLPGSVRGANGFGSTGR
- a CDS encoding OB-fold nucleic acid binding domain-containing protein — translated: MSTAEPPKRGGLRGFFSRLASPQSEIEAQELREDADEVGATPIVSCGGRRRFCVAGTLRTVTLRPRGGAPALEAELYDGSDVIDLVWLGRRKIAGIEPGRTVKAEGLVSMQDGRKVMFNPRYELRPGS